A single window of Dermochelys coriacea isolate rDerCor1 chromosome 2, rDerCor1.pri.v4, whole genome shotgun sequence DNA harbors:
- the NDUFB9 gene encoding NADH dehydrogenase [ubiquinone] 1 beta subcomplex subunit 9 isoform X2, whose protein sequence is MMKATKLLKAAEEELWANQHTQPYIFPDSPGGTSYERYECYKAPEWCLDFWHPSEKAMYPDYFSKREQWKRLQLESWEKEVKQLEEETPPGGPLNEALPPARKEGHLPPLWWQYVTRPREQPM, encoded by the exons ATGATGAAAGCAACAAAACTGCTGAAAGCTGCTGAGGAAGAACTTTGGGCAAACCAGCATACTCAACCTTACATCTTCCCTGATTCTCCAGGAGGCACATCTTATGAGAGATATGAATGTTACAAG GCTCCTGAGTGGTGCTTGGATTTCTGGCATCCTTCTGAGAAGGCAATGTATCCTGATTACTTCTCCAAAAGAGAGCAGTGGAAGAGGCTGCAGTTAGAAAGCTGGGAAAAAGAG GTTAAGCAGCTAGAGGAAGAAACTCCACCTGGTGGTCCTTTGAATGAAGCCTTGCCCCCGGCTCGCAAAGAAGGGCATCTGCCACCTCTGTGGTGGCAGTATGTAACCAGACCCCGAGAACAGCCAATGTAA
- the NDUFB9 gene encoding NADH dehydrogenase [ubiquinone] 1 beta subcomplex subunit 9 isoform X1, whose translation MAAYLTHAQKVLRLYKRAMRQLESWCIQRDNYRFFACVLRERFEQHKNEKDMMKATKLLKAAEEELWANQHTQPYIFPDSPGGTSYERYECYKAPEWCLDFWHPSEKAMYPDYFSKREQWKRLQLESWEKEVKQLEEETPPGGPLNEALPPARKEGHLPPLWWQYVTRPREQPM comes from the exons ATGGCGGCCTACCTAACGCACGCGCAGAAGGTGCTGCGGCTCTACAAGCGGGCGATGCGCCAACTCGAGTCCTGGTGCATCCAGCG GGACAATTATCGATTCTTTGCCTGTGTGCTGAGAGAACGGTTCGAACAACATAAAAATGAGAAGGATATGATGAAAGCAACAAAACTGCTGAAAGCTGCTGAGGAAGAACTTTGGGCAAACCAGCATACTCAACCTTACATCTTCCCTGATTCTCCAGGAGGCACATCTTATGAGAGATATGAATGTTACAAG GCTCCTGAGTGGTGCTTGGATTTCTGGCATCCTTCTGAGAAGGCAATGTATCCTGATTACTTCTCCAAAAGAGAGCAGTGGAAGAGGCTGCAGTTAGAAAGCTGGGAAAAAGAG GTTAAGCAGCTAGAGGAAGAAACTCCACCTGGTGGTCCTTTGAATGAAGCCTTGCCCCCGGCTCGCAAAGAAGGGCATCTGCCACCTCTGTGGTGGCAGTATGTAACCAGACCCCGAGAACAGCCAATGTAA